One window of the Pseudomonadota bacterium genome contains the following:
- a CDS encoding sensor histidine kinase: MELLRGLVTSGALIDEGKGWTVGRGIDLSVSSQAAEQLVTRLARLAPTRLSALEALAVMGRSSSLDDALRVWSGDPVDLLAAFEDARRQQLVWTEAHGTRYTFAHDRIREAVLGQIETARLRALHVQAAASYEGEGGRAVYALAHHLHEGDAPERAFPYALAAARDAHARHALDLSEGFYRRAMRGCPNRAAELEVVEGLAEVLLRRGRYDESVRLWRRIREAATDALTRARAFGRIGEIGMKTGSREAYDDLAEALRLLGHPVPQGSVATGVAIVSQIAVQCLHSMAPSRFLARRSLRDAEGDLLASVIFDRMKQLTGLESRFPLTFWSHLRSLNTIERYPPTRQLGWVWIEHGEVLTLIAWFSRARRYLDRGLALPETRSDPLQLARGLSRKGFLHYRSGALRSASELFTDALERLMRHSEEFWEIEILRFYLARVEFFRGRVSSATRLAREVHEKLRDGGDPCVGYAALADVVRNTGGRVPREALGEISLDLPPLANAEIHLGHGLWHLGRGEAALAAQRFRLSRFTTGGLEPTSHYVTRSCWEATAWRFAASTLAVGAGALRATYIRRARAAARRARTASTRSPVHLAHALLESAVLEAESGREVSARRLFRDALKTAVEQENHYYFAFALYERGRVGAALGWSDASENLRDGAWAFRAIGLDPTPLEHFRLPAPQEVEAPPRLGLVDRFIGVIEAGRSIVSCLTEEAVLEAVRVAVIELLRPQRCLVWRERPPRGSSRSSLLVPLLVRGTPRVWMEAVHDDLDGFFRDDERMLAAHLAAIGGAALENADRFEAVRGLTRTLEAQGVELRASLEEKEAMLREIHHRVKNNLQIVVSLLSLQASHVDDPRVANAFGEVANRIHSMALIHEFVSGGDDMSEVPMDRYLRTLVDHVVFSQGSGGVRAIFGLEEITLPMSVAVDCGLVVNELVSNALEHGFPEGRKGMVKVSLYRADRGLCLEVADDGVGIDATRTPSLGLTLVGVLSRKLGTMRVESSASGTRTRIDFHG, from the coding sequence GTGGAGCTCTTGCGGGGGCTGGTGACCAGCGGTGCCCTGATCGACGAGGGCAAGGGGTGGACGGTGGGCCGGGGGATCGATCTCTCTGTCTCATCGCAGGCGGCCGAACAGCTGGTGACCCGTCTCGCGCGCCTCGCCCCCACGCGCCTCTCGGCGCTCGAGGCCCTCGCGGTGATGGGGCGAAGCAGCAGTCTCGATGACGCTCTCCGCGTCTGGAGCGGTGATCCGGTCGATCTTCTCGCGGCGTTCGAAGACGCCCGTCGACAGCAGCTGGTCTGGACCGAGGCCCACGGCACGCGCTACACCTTCGCCCACGATCGCATCCGCGAGGCCGTTCTCGGTCAGATCGAGACTGCTCGCCTGCGCGCTCTGCACGTGCAGGCAGCGGCCTCGTACGAGGGGGAGGGGGGACGAGCCGTTTACGCGCTGGCCCACCACCTCCACGAGGGTGACGCGCCGGAGCGGGCCTTCCCCTACGCGCTCGCTGCGGCACGAGACGCACACGCCCGCCACGCGCTCGACCTCTCCGAGGGGTTCTATCGCAGGGCGATGCGCGGCTGTCCGAATCGCGCGGCCGAGCTCGAGGTGGTGGAAGGCCTGGCCGAGGTGCTGCTCCGCCGCGGGAGGTATGACGAATCGGTGCGCCTCTGGCGTCGCATTCGCGAGGCCGCCACCGACGCCCTGACCCGCGCCCGCGCCTTTGGACGAATCGGTGAGATCGGCATGAAGACGGGCAGCCGGGAGGCCTATGACGACCTGGCCGAAGCGCTGCGGCTACTGGGGCATCCGGTGCCGCAGGGCTCGGTTGCCACGGGTGTGGCCATCGTCTCGCAGATCGCGGTGCAATGCCTCCATTCGATGGCGCCATCTCGCTTTCTGGCAAGGCGGTCGCTGCGCGATGCCGAGGGAGATCTGCTCGCGAGTGTCATCTTCGATCGCATGAAGCAGCTCACGGGGCTGGAGTCGAGGTTCCCGCTCACCTTCTGGTCTCACCTGCGCTCGCTCAACACCATCGAGCGCTATCCGCCCACGCGCCAGCTGGGCTGGGTGTGGATCGAGCACGGCGAGGTGCTCACCCTCATCGCCTGGTTCTCTCGCGCGCGTCGCTACCTCGACCGGGGGCTGGCCCTTCCCGAGACGCGCAGCGATCCATTGCAGCTGGCACGAGGCCTCAGTCGCAAGGGTTTTCTCCACTATCGATCCGGCGCGCTGCGAAGCGCGTCCGAGCTCTTCACCGACGCCCTCGAGCGCCTCATGCGCCATTCCGAGGAATTCTGGGAGATCGAGATCCTCCGCTTCTACCTTGCGCGGGTGGAGTTCTTTCGTGGACGCGTCTCCTCGGCCACACGGCTCGCCCGCGAGGTGCACGAGAAGCTCCGTGACGGGGGCGATCCCTGTGTGGGGTACGCCGCTCTCGCTGATGTGGTAAGAAACACCGGGGGGCGCGTGCCCCGAGAGGCATTGGGAGAGATCAGCCTCGATCTTCCACCCCTGGCCAACGCCGAGATCCACCTCGGGCATGGGCTCTGGCATCTGGGGCGAGGTGAGGCCGCCTTGGCAGCCCAGCGCTTTCGCCTGTCGCGGTTCACCACGGGGGGCCTCGAGCCCACCAGCCACTACGTCACCCGTTCCTGCTGGGAGGCCACGGCCTGGCGATTTGCGGCGAGCACGCTTGCGGTGGGGGCGGGAGCGCTGCGGGCCACCTACATACGCCGTGCCCGCGCCGCGGCGAGGCGCGCGCGCACAGCGTCCACCCGCTCACCCGTGCATCTGGCCCACGCGCTTCTCGAGTCGGCCGTGCTCGAGGCCGAGTCCGGGCGAGAGGTTTCGGCGCGTCGCCTGTTTCGCGATGCGCTCAAGACGGCAGTGGAGCAGGAGAACCACTACTACTTCGCCTTCGCGCTCTACGAGAGGGGCCGGGTGGGGGCTGCGCTCGGGTGGTCTGACGCGTCAGAGAACCTGCGCGACGGGGCGTGGGCCTTTCGGGCCATCGGCCTCGATCCCACCCCCCTCGAGCACTTCCGCCTGCCCGCCCCGCAAGAGGTCGAGGCCCCTCCGCGCCTGGGACTCGTCGATCGGTTCATCGGGGTCATCGAGGCGGGGCGCTCGATTGTCTCGTGTCTCACCGAGGAAGCCGTTCTCGAGGCCGTGCGCGTGGCTGTGATCGAGCTGCTGCGACCGCAGCGCTGCCTCGTCTGGCGCGAGCGTCCGCCTCGTGGTTCGAGCCGCTCATCGCTGCTTGTTCCGCTGCTGGTGCGTGGCACCCCTCGGGTGTGGATGGAGGCGGTGCACGACGATCTCGATGGCTTCTTCCGCGATGACGAGCGCATGCTCGCCGCGCACCTCGCCGCCATCGGCGGCGCAGCCCTGGAGAACGCCGACCGCTTCGAGGCGGTGCGGGGGCTCACCCGGACGCTCGAGGCGCAGGGTGTCGAGCTTCGCGCCTCACTCGAGGAGAAGGAGGCCATGCTCCGCGAGATCCATCACCGCGTCAAGAACAACCTGCAGATCGTGGTCAGCCTGCTCAGCCTGCAAGCCAGCCACGTCGATGACCCGAGGGTTGCGAACGCGTTTGGCGAGGTGGCCAACCGCATCCACTCGATGGCCCTCATCCACGAGTTCGTCAGCGGCGGTGACGACATGTCAGAGGTGCCGATGGACCGCTATCTGCGCACCCTCGTCGACCACGTGGTGTTCAGCCAGGGAAGCGGGGGCGTGCGGGCCATCTTCGGACTCGAGGAGATCACGCTGCCCATGTCGGTGGCGGTGGACTGCGGGCTTGTGGTGAACGAGCTGGTCTCGAACGCGCTCGAGCACGGGTTCCCCGAGGGCAGGAAAGGCATGGTCAAGGTGTCGCTGTATCGCGCAGATCGCGGCCTCTGTCTCGAGGTGGCTGACGACGGTGTGGGCATCGACGCGACCCGAACGCCTTCGCTGGGCCTCACCCTGGTCGGGGTGCTGAGCCGAAAGCTCGGAACGATGCGCGTCGAGTCGTCAGCTTCCGGCACGCGCACCCGCATCGACTTCCACGGTTAG